Proteins from one Arthrobacter sp. DNA4 genomic window:
- a CDS encoding sodium:solute symporter: MDARAINIAIVVVYLLAMLAFGWWGKSRTRNNSDFLVAGRRLGPFLYTGTMAAVVLGGASTVGGVGLGYKFGISGMWLVVAIGAGVLLLSLLFAGTIQKLKIYTVSQMLTLRYGSRATEASGIVMLAYTLMLCATSTGAYATIFVVLFGLDRALAIAIGGAIVLVYSTIGGMWSITLADQVQFVIKTVGIFFLMLPFTLNAAGGLDGIRSRVDASFFQIDGIGIQTIITYFVVYTLGLLIGQDIWQRVFTAKTPMVARWGGATAGIYCILYGVAGSLIGMAANVALSNVKIAAKDDVYAEVAQNILPIGIGGLVLAAAVAARMSTASGALIAAATVARADVLPFVAGWFGRTVNTGDTENPEHDVKANRIWVLALGIVAIVIAIVTKDVVAALTIAYDILVGGLLVAILGGLVWKRGTGIAAAASMAVGSVITLGTMIILEINAEVPLDGIYANEPIYYGLLSSAIVYVAASLLTRPTDPAVMRAWQLRVAGQEQEGTPEEVLAGR; the protein is encoded by the coding sequence ATGGATGCACGTGCCATCAACATCGCCATTGTGGTGGTGTATCTTCTCGCAATGCTGGCCTTCGGCTGGTGGGGCAAGTCCCGCACCAGGAACAACAGTGACTTCCTGGTGGCCGGACGCCGCCTTGGCCCGTTCCTCTACACCGGAACCATGGCCGCGGTCGTCCTGGGCGGAGCGTCCACGGTGGGCGGAGTTGGGCTTGGCTACAAGTTCGGCATCTCCGGGATGTGGCTCGTGGTGGCCATCGGTGCCGGCGTCCTGCTCCTGAGCCTGCTCTTTGCCGGGACCATCCAGAAGCTGAAGATCTATACGGTGTCCCAGATGCTCACGCTCCGCTACGGAAGCAGGGCCACCGAGGCGTCCGGCATCGTCATGCTCGCCTACACCCTGATGCTCTGCGCCACCTCCACCGGCGCCTATGCCACCATCTTCGTCGTTCTTTTCGGCCTTGACCGGGCACTGGCCATCGCCATCGGCGGCGCCATCGTGCTGGTGTACTCCACCATCGGCGGCATGTGGTCCATCACGCTGGCGGACCAGGTCCAGTTCGTCATCAAGACCGTGGGCATTTTCTTCCTGATGCTGCCCTTCACGCTGAACGCAGCCGGCGGCCTGGACGGGATCCGCAGCCGGGTGGATGCCAGCTTCTTCCAGATCGACGGCATCGGCATCCAGACGATCATCACCTACTTCGTGGTCTACACCCTGGGCCTGCTGATCGGGCAGGACATCTGGCAGCGCGTGTTCACCGCCAAGACCCCCATGGTGGCCCGCTGGGGCGGCGCCACGGCAGGCATCTACTGCATCCTCTACGGTGTTGCCGGCTCCCTGATCGGTATGGCCGCCAACGTTGCACTGTCCAACGTCAAGATCGCCGCGAAGGACGACGTCTACGCCGAGGTGGCCCAGAACATCCTGCCCATCGGCATCGGCGGCCTGGTCCTGGCCGCTGCCGTGGCGGCCAGGATGTCCACCGCCTCCGGCGCTCTGATCGCTGCCGCCACCGTTGCCCGTGCCGACGTCCTGCCCTTCGTGGCCGGCTGGTTCGGCAGGACGGTCAACACCGGAGACACCGAAAACCCTGAGCACGACGTCAAGGCCAACCGGATCTGGGTCCTGGCGCTGGGCATCGTGGCCATTGTCATCGCCATCGTCACCAAGGACGTTGTCGCGGCCCTGACCATTGCGTACGACATCCTGGTGGGCGGCCTCCTGGTGGCCATCCTTGGCGGCCTGGTGTGGAAGCGCGGCACCGGCATCGCCGCCGCTGCTTCGATGGCCGTCGGCTCGGTCATCACCCTCGGCACCATGATCATCCTCGAGATCAACGCCGAGGTCCCGTTGGACGGAATCTACGCCAACGAACCCATCTACTACGGCCTGCTCAGCTCGGCCATTGTGTACGTTGCCGCCTCGCTGCTCACGCGCCCCACCGATCCCGCGGTCATGCGCGCCTGGCAACTCCGGGTTGCCGGGCAGGAGCAGGAAGGCACTCCGGAGGAAGTCCTCGCCGGCCGCTGA
- a CDS encoding thiamine pyrophosphate-binding protein translates to MTESGAPSVPAQGSGSRNGGDLVVETLEALGAKTVFGIPGQHALGLFDAMGRGNLHFVSSRVENNSAFAADGYSRATGEVGVLFLSTGPGALTSLAGLQEAYATGVPMVVVASQIPLEGLGARRKGMLHQLDDQKASAANVTKSQRLIQHASGIPSAIQDAWTEAISSPQGPVWLEIPQNVLLDPIMVPPVEDALAEAADNPPRIELVREAVKWLETAQRPAIIAGGGTRRGKAEKSLLSLAEKLRAPVICTPGGNGAFPWNHELSLQSWIEDRYMTDLLEDADVLVVIGSSLGEVTSNYFTFEPRGRIIQIDAEPRVLESNRPGLGIRADAGQALAALDEALNAALEPGRTTTPDWHGSTPEELVKESLAKVRARLESQDLAKELKFMADIREAVPADMQTFWDMTIAAYWGWSCWDAREGQFHSAQGAGGLGYAFPGAIGAAVGLETLGKPAGSARVLAVSGDGSSMYSIAELATAKQHNVPVTWLIVDDGGYGILREYMVGAFGKATATELARPDFVKLAESFGVPATRVAPEDVGDALRAGFAADGPNVVVVETLLKMFGPTHLAP, encoded by the coding sequence GTGACGGAATCCGGCGCCCCATCTGTCCCGGCGCAGGGGAGTGGTTCCCGCAACGGCGGGGACCTCGTCGTCGAAACCCTGGAAGCGCTGGGAGCCAAGACTGTGTTCGGCATCCCAGGCCAGCACGCCTTGGGACTCTTCGATGCCATGGGCCGCGGGAACCTGCACTTTGTCTCGTCCCGGGTGGAGAACAACAGCGCCTTCGCCGCGGACGGGTACTCCCGTGCCACCGGCGAAGTGGGCGTGCTGTTCCTGTCCACCGGTCCCGGCGCGCTGACCTCGCTGGCCGGACTGCAGGAGGCCTACGCCACGGGTGTGCCCATGGTGGTGGTGGCCAGCCAGATTCCGCTGGAGGGACTCGGGGCCCGGCGCAAGGGCATGCTGCACCAGCTCGATGACCAGAAGGCCTCTGCCGCCAACGTCACCAAAAGCCAGCGGCTGATCCAGCACGCTTCCGGAATTCCGTCTGCCATCCAGGACGCCTGGACCGAGGCCATCTCCTCGCCGCAGGGCCCGGTATGGCTCGAGATCCCGCAGAATGTGCTGCTGGACCCGATCATGGTCCCGCCGGTCGAGGACGCGCTCGCCGAGGCGGCTGACAACCCGCCCCGGATTGAGCTGGTGCGTGAGGCCGTGAAGTGGCTGGAAACAGCACAGCGCCCGGCAATCATCGCCGGCGGCGGCACGCGCCGAGGGAAGGCGGAGAAGTCGCTGCTGTCCCTCGCCGAGAAACTGCGGGCGCCGGTGATCTGCACCCCGGGCGGCAACGGCGCGTTCCCCTGGAACCACGAGCTGTCCCTGCAGTCCTGGATCGAGGACCGGTACATGACCGACCTCCTCGAGGACGCGGACGTCCTGGTGGTCATCGGGTCATCACTGGGCGAGGTCACCTCCAACTACTTCACCTTTGAACCGCGCGGCAGGATCATCCAGATCGACGCCGAGCCCCGGGTCCTGGAGTCCAACCGGCCAGGCCTGGGCATCCGCGCCGACGCCGGCCAGGCGCTCGCGGCGCTGGACGAGGCCCTTAACGCGGCCCTCGAGCCGGGCAGGACGACCACGCCCGACTGGCACGGCAGCACCCCGGAAGAGCTGGTCAAAGAGTCACTTGCCAAGGTCCGCGCCCGGCTGGAATCGCAGGACCTCGCCAAGGAACTCAAATTCATGGCGGATATCCGCGAGGCCGTGCCGGCGGACATGCAGACGTTCTGGGACATGACCATCGCCGCCTACTGGGGCTGGTCCTGCTGGGACGCCCGTGAAGGACAGTTCCACTCCGCCCAGGGCGCCGGCGGCCTGGGCTACGCGTTTCCCGGGGCCATCGGGGCTGCCGTGGGGCTGGAGACGCTGGGCAAGCCGGCTGGTTCTGCCCGCGTCCTCGCTGTCTCCGGCGATGGCTCGTCCATGTACTCCATTGCCGAACTGGCCACCGCGAAGCAGCACAACGTGCCGGTCACCTGGCTGATTGTGGACGACGGCGGCTACGGCATCCTGCGCGAATACATGGTGGGTGCGTTCGGCAAGGCCACCGCCACCGAACTGGCCCGGCCCGACTTCGTGAAGCTCGCCGAATCCTTTGGTGTGCCTGCAACGCGGGTCGCCCCGGAGGATGTGGGGGACGCGCTCAGGGCCGGATTCGCTGCGGACGGCCCCAACGTCGTCGTGGTCGAAACGCTCCTGAAGATGTTCGGCCCCACCCATCTGGCACCCTGA
- a CDS encoding ABC transporter ATP-binding protein: MLLTLIRRYSKPYLPYIAAVVIFQLAATIAALYLPSLNAQIIDQGVARGDTDFIWRTGALMLLVAFAQVAAAIAGVYFGSRTAMAVGRDLRRAVFGKVTSFSAKDVNAFGAPTLITRGTNDVQQVQMLLLMGLNFMVATPIMCIGGVIMALREDLNLSWLVWVSVPLLAVVVGYLVVRLMPLFRSMQRKIDRINAVLREQIIGIRVVRAFVREPYETDRFGGANKELTDVSLRIGALFVLMFPAISMILHLSTAAVLWFGGQRVDAGAMQVGSLTAFLQYLLQILMAVMMGTFMAMMIPRASVCADRIGEVLDVEPSIHDPLNPEAPAALAGVVEYRNVTFAYPGAESPVLSNISFTARPGQTIAIIGSTGAGKTSLLSLLPRLYDPAEGQVLLDGVPVDRLDRAEITRRVALVPQRPYLFSGTIGHNLRFGKTEATDQELWDALLVAQGESFVREKKNGLDSRISQGGTNVSGGQRQRLCIARALVTKPRVYLFDDSFSALDVATDARLRAALKRTTSDATVIIVAQRISTITEADQILVLDNGRIVDRGTHEELLETSPTYQEIVESQLSVEEVA; encoded by the coding sequence ATGCTCCTCACCCTCATACGGCGCTACTCCAAACCGTATTTGCCGTATATCGCCGCCGTGGTCATTTTCCAGCTTGCCGCCACCATCGCCGCGCTCTACCTGCCCAGCCTGAACGCCCAGATCATCGACCAGGGCGTGGCGCGCGGAGACACCGATTTCATCTGGCGAACCGGTGCGCTGATGCTCCTTGTGGCTTTCGCCCAGGTGGCTGCGGCCATCGCCGGCGTCTATTTCGGCTCCAGGACAGCCATGGCCGTTGGCCGGGACCTGCGCCGCGCCGTGTTCGGCAAGGTCACCAGCTTCTCCGCCAAGGACGTCAACGCGTTTGGCGCGCCCACGCTGATCACCCGGGGCACCAATGATGTCCAGCAGGTGCAGATGCTCCTCCTGATGGGACTGAACTTCATGGTGGCCACGCCCATCATGTGCATTGGCGGCGTCATCATGGCGCTGCGCGAGGACCTGAACCTGTCCTGGCTGGTCTGGGTGTCCGTCCCGCTGCTGGCCGTGGTGGTGGGATACCTCGTGGTCCGGCTCATGCCGCTTTTCCGCTCCATGCAACGGAAAATCGACCGGATCAACGCCGTGCTGCGCGAACAGATCATCGGCATCCGGGTGGTCCGGGCCTTCGTGCGGGAACCTTATGAGACGGACCGCTTTGGCGGCGCCAACAAGGAACTCACGGACGTCTCGCTCCGCATCGGTGCCCTGTTCGTCCTCATGTTCCCGGCCATCAGCATGATCCTGCACCTGTCCACCGCCGCCGTGCTCTGGTTTGGCGGCCAGCGCGTGGACGCCGGTGCCATGCAAGTGGGGTCCCTGACCGCGTTCCTGCAATACCTGCTGCAGATCCTGATGGCCGTCATGATGGGAACCTTCATGGCCATGATGATCCCGCGCGCCTCCGTCTGCGCCGACCGCATCGGCGAGGTGCTCGACGTCGAGCCCTCCATTCACGACCCCCTAAACCCCGAGGCCCCGGCCGCCCTTGCCGGGGTGGTGGAGTACCGCAACGTGACCTTCGCCTACCCCGGAGCCGAGTCGCCCGTACTGAGCAACATCAGCTTCACCGCCCGGCCCGGCCAGACCATCGCCATCATCGGCTCCACAGGCGCCGGCAAGACCTCGCTCCTGTCCCTCCTGCCGCGGCTGTATGACCCCGCGGAAGGCCAGGTGCTGCTGGACGGGGTCCCCGTGGACAGGCTGGACCGTGCAGAGATCACTCGGCGCGTGGCCCTGGTACCGCAGCGCCCCTACCTGTTCTCCGGCACCATCGGGCACAATCTCCGGTTCGGCAAGACCGAGGCCACAGACCAGGAACTGTGGGACGCCCTCCTGGTCGCACAGGGCGAGTCGTTCGTCCGCGAGAAGAAGAACGGCCTGGACTCCCGGATCTCCCAGGGCGGCACCAACGTCTCCGGCGGACAGCGCCAGCGCCTCTGCATCGCACGCGCCCTGGTGACCAAGCCGCGGGTCTACCTGTTCGACGACTCCTTCTCCGCCCTTGACGTCGCCACTGACGCCCGGCTCCGCGCAGCCCTCAAGCGCACCACGTCGGACGCCACCGTGATCATCGTGGCCCAACGGATCTCCACCATCACCGAGGCCGACCAGATCCTGGTGCTGGACAACGGGCGGATCGTGGACCGCGGCACGCACGAGGAACTCCTGGAAACCTCGCCCACCTACCAGGAAATTGTTGAATCCCAGCTGAGCGTGGAGGAAGTGGCATGA
- the speB gene encoding agmatinase, whose protein sequence is MEELRIEANGNLGPIDSSRIPRYAGAATYARLPRLDQVAKADVTVVGVPFDSGVSYRPGARFGANHVREASRLLRPYNPAWDVSPFENIQVADAGDMAVNPFNINEAIETIQQNALDLTAAGSRLLTLGGDHTIALPLLRAAAERAGGPIAMLHFDAHLDTWDTYFGAEYTHGTPFRRAVEEGILDTEAISHIGTRGPLYGKKDLDDDHRFGFGIVTSADVYYQGVLETVAKVRDRIGNRPLYISVDIDVLDPAHAPGTGTPEAGGITSRELLEIIRGFRGMNLVGADVVEVSPAYDHAEITGVAASHVAYELVTLMADNAVPGSRFGAGTGYQAQALGQDARRPAGFAAAGKE, encoded by the coding sequence TTGGAAGAGCTGCGCATTGAAGCCAACGGCAACCTTGGCCCCATCGATTCATCCCGGATCCCCCGCTATGCGGGAGCTGCCACGTATGCCCGCCTCCCGCGGCTGGACCAGGTGGCCAAGGCCGATGTGACAGTGGTGGGCGTGCCTTTCGATTCGGGCGTTTCCTACCGCCCGGGCGCCCGCTTCGGCGCGAACCACGTCCGCGAGGCCAGCCGCCTGCTCCGCCCATACAACCCGGCGTGGGACGTCAGCCCCTTCGAGAACATCCAGGTGGCCGATGCCGGGGACATGGCGGTCAACCCGTTCAACATCAACGAAGCCATCGAGACCATCCAGCAGAACGCGCTGGACCTTACGGCTGCCGGCAGCAGGCTGCTGACCCTGGGTGGCGACCACACCATCGCCCTCCCGTTGCTGCGCGCCGCCGCCGAACGTGCCGGCGGACCCATCGCCATGCTCCACTTCGACGCCCACCTGGACACCTGGGACACCTACTTCGGCGCCGAATACACCCACGGCACGCCCTTCCGCCGCGCAGTGGAAGAGGGCATCCTGGACACCGAAGCCATCAGCCACATCGGCACCCGCGGTCCCCTGTACGGCAAGAAGGATCTCGACGACGACCACCGCTTTGGGTTCGGCATCGTCACCTCCGCGGACGTCTACTACCAGGGCGTCCTGGAGACCGTGGCCAAGGTCCGGGACCGGATCGGCAACCGTCCGCTCTACATCTCGGTGGACATCGACGTCCTGGACCCGGCTCACGCGCCCGGCACCGGAACCCCTGAGGCCGGCGGCATCACCAGCCGCGAACTCCTGGAAATCATCCGGGGCTTCCGTGGCATGAACCTGGTCGGCGCAGACGTCGTCGAGGTATCACCGGCCTATGACCACGCCGAGATCACCGGCGTAGCCGCCAGCCACGTCGCCTACGAACTGGTGACCCTCATGGCAGACAACGCAGTGCCCGGCAGCCGGTTCGGAGCAGGGACCGGGTACCAGGCACAGGCGCTCGGCCAGGATGCCCGCCGCCCCGCCGGCTTCGCTGCCGCCGGCAAGGAGTAG
- a CDS encoding helix-turn-helix domain-containing protein, which translates to MKALPVEPSNVPVAIGSRIRAARQSQRLTIEQVADATGLTKGFLSRVERDLTSPSVASLVTLCQVLSISIGDLFVAPETHLTKRNDGPRISLGGQGIVERLLTARSERRVQIIQAVIEPHGRGESELYAVDCDVDVLHVIKGSIKLILTNEEYDLETGDTVTFPGREPHTWVNPTDKPVEVLWVLVPAASR; encoded by the coding sequence ATGAAGGCACTGCCAGTTGAGCCGAGCAATGTCCCTGTTGCCATCGGCTCCAGGATCCGGGCCGCCAGGCAGTCCCAGCGGCTCACCATCGAGCAGGTCGCGGATGCCACCGGGCTGACCAAAGGCTTCCTCAGCCGGGTGGAGCGGGACCTGACATCACCGTCCGTCGCCTCCCTGGTGACGCTGTGCCAGGTGCTCTCCATCTCCATCGGCGACCTTTTCGTGGCACCCGAAACCCACCTGACCAAACGCAACGACGGTCCCCGGATCTCGCTCGGCGGCCAGGGCATCGTGGAGCGGCTCCTGACGGCCCGCTCGGAGCGCCGGGTCCAGATCATCCAGGCAGTGATCGAGCCGCACGGCCGCGGTGAGTCCGAGCTTTACGCCGTGGACTGCGATGTGGACGTGCTGCACGTCATCAAGGGGTCCATCAAGCTGATCCTCACCAACGAGGAATACGACCTCGAGACAGGCGACACCGTGACGTTTCCGGGCCGGGAACCCCACACCTGGGTCAATCCCACGGACAAGCCAGTAGAAGTGCTCTGGGTCCTGGTGCCCGCCGCGAGCCGCTGA
- a CDS encoding MDR family MFS transporter: MANVTAAAADQEQERQRERTARQESRQSKRHEPGAPMNHRQIMEALTGLLAAFFTAILSSTIVANALPTIMSELKGTQTDFAWVITAALLANAATTPIWGKLADLFDKKVLVQLSIVIFVVSSVMAGFSENIPFLLTARVIQGIAMGGLTALAQAIIGSIIPPRERGKYSGYMGAVMAVGTAGGPLLGGFIVDSSLGWRWTFFVCVPLAVVALILLQVTLKIPHVRRPAKIDWFGAILLTSGVSLLLIWVSFAGKADYYDWWSWQSAVMVGGGVLLLALLVLVESKVSAPIIPLKIISERTTALAIVASVAVGVAMFGSSTFLGQYYQVARGATPTEAGLLTLPMIAGNLVGSVVSGQLISRYGKWKRFLIGGTILLIGGLALAGTMDHTTELWLTGLYTGIFGIGLGMLMQNLVLAVQNTVQAKDIGSASASVAFFRSVGGAIGVSVLGAVMANHVKDLATDGLAKLGIQPGGNSGATLDLKDLPAPIAEVMRAAYGDATAGIFMISAVVSAVALIAVIFINEVPLRKTVDITSEATLQANAAGEAGMTAMTGQLPMVSAAAPDRGAPAGEIAPRSAVRTAAAPAKMYDAGAAAAAAASGRVATEDFEDVFARSFRSEELDLRSADNVDKAANAIASAADTLQKLQDTQHLLARQQAELGTMVLDIQEQLRSQQEVAARQAATAAELSRLQRKLLKERKIQAAAALYLAGHGRHSAAAPTATPSADGSSEPDQGL, encoded by the coding sequence ATGGCTAACGTCACCGCCGCCGCCGCGGACCAGGAGCAGGAGCGCCAGCGCGAACGCACCGCCAGACAGGAATCGCGGCAATCCAAGCGTCACGAACCGGGCGCGCCCATGAACCACCGGCAGATCATGGAGGCCCTGACCGGCCTCCTCGCTGCCTTCTTCACCGCCATCCTCAGCAGCACCATCGTTGCCAATGCGCTGCCCACCATCATGTCCGAGCTCAAGGGCACGCAAACGGACTTCGCGTGGGTCATCACGGCGGCACTGCTGGCCAACGCGGCAACCACCCCCATCTGGGGCAAGCTGGCAGACCTCTTCGACAAGAAGGTCCTGGTCCAGCTCAGCATCGTGATCTTCGTGGTAAGCTCGGTCATGGCAGGCTTCTCGGAAAACATCCCGTTCCTGCTCACTGCCCGCGTGATCCAGGGCATCGCCATGGGCGGCCTCACCGCTCTGGCCCAGGCGATCATCGGCTCCATCATCCCGCCGCGCGAACGCGGCAAATACTCCGGCTACATGGGCGCCGTCATGGCCGTCGGCACCGCCGGCGGTCCGCTGCTGGGCGGTTTCATCGTGGACAGCTCACTCGGCTGGCGCTGGACCTTCTTCGTCTGCGTGCCGCTCGCCGTCGTCGCCCTGATCCTGCTCCAGGTCACCCTGAAGATCCCGCACGTCCGCCGACCTGCCAAGATCGACTGGTTCGGCGCCATCCTGCTGACCTCCGGCGTCAGCCTGCTCCTGATCTGGGTTTCCTTCGCCGGGAAGGCCGACTACTACGACTGGTGGTCCTGGCAGTCGGCCGTCATGGTGGGCGGCGGCGTCCTGCTGCTCGCACTGCTGGTCCTGGTTGAGTCCAAGGTGTCCGCACCGATCATCCCGCTGAAGATCATCTCCGAGCGCACCACGGCGCTGGCCATCGTGGCTTCCGTGGCCGTCGGCGTTGCCATGTTCGGTTCCTCCACCTTCCTGGGCCAGTACTACCAGGTGGCCCGCGGTGCAACGCCCACCGAGGCCGGCCTGCTCACCCTGCCCATGATCGCCGGCAACCTCGTCGGCTCGGTGGTCTCCGGCCAGCTCATCAGCCGCTACGGCAAGTGGAAGCGCTTCCTGATCGGCGGCACCATCCTGCTGATCGGCGGCCTGGCCCTCGCCGGCACCATGGACCACACCACCGAACTCTGGCTGACCGGCCTTTACACCGGCATCTTCGGCATCGGCCTGGGCATGCTCATGCAGAACCTGGTCCTCGCGGTCCAGAACACCGTCCAGGCCAAGGACATCGGCTCCGCCAGCGCCTCCGTGGCCTTCTTCCGTTCCGTGGGCGGTGCCATCGGCGTGTCCGTCCTGGGCGCCGTCATGGCCAACCACGTCAAGGACCTGGCCACCGACGGGCTCGCCAAGCTGGGCATCCAGCCCGGCGGCAACAGCGGTGCCACGCTGGACCTCAAGGACCTGCCTGCACCGATCGCGGAGGTCATGCGCGCCGCCTACGGTGATGCCACGGCCGGCATCTTCATGATTTCCGCCGTGGTGAGCGCCGTTGCCCTCATCGCCGTGATTTTCATCAACGAAGTGCCGCTGCGCAAGACGGTCGACATCACCTCCGAGGCCACGCTGCAGGCCAACGCGGCCGGTGAAGCGGGCATGACGGCCATGACCGGCCAGCTGCCCATGGTCTCCGCTGCCGCGCCGGACAGGGGCGCCCCCGCCGGGGAGATCGCCCCCCGGAGCGCCGTGCGGACTGCCGCGGCTCCCGCAAAAATGTACGACGCCGGTGCTGCCGCTGCGGCAGCAGCGTCCGGCAGGGTTGCCACGGAAGACTTCGAGGACGTCTTTGCACGCAGCTTCCGCTCGGAAGAGCTGGACCTGCGGTCCGCGGACAACGTGGACAAGGCCGCCAACGCGATTGCCAGCGCCGCTGACACCCTGCAGAAGCTGCAGGACACCCAGCACCTGCTGGCCCGCCAGCAGGCCGAACTGGGAACCATGGTGCTGGACATCCAGGAACAGCTGCGCTCCCAGCAGGAGGTGGCTGCCAGGCAGGCCGCCACGGCGGCAGAGCTCAGCCGGCTGCAGCGCAAGCTGCTGAAGGAACGCAAGATCCAGGCAGCAGCCGCGCTGTACCTGGCCGGTCACGGCCGGCACAGTGCCGCAGCCCCGACTGCCACTCCGTCCGCCGATGGTTCTTCGGAGCCGGACCAGGGACTGTAG
- a CDS encoding endonuclease domain-containing protein translates to MDILEYLQKCGGVARSGQLLDAGFRRRDLLRLTGLGAAQPRRGIFVPPECDKALLTAVLNNSRLTCASAARHYGLWLRAAPPQPHLACAHGHGSRFIRHRTVRFPGHASLPLAAVEDVALHALGCLPSPASAALATSTIRLHGVPRGLLASQLQAGRSGSALRVLRQLDVRAESIVEIDAQHLFRAHGIAYDTQVFLPGIGRVDFLLNGFLIVEIDGFAFHSKRTDMLRDRRRNNAAAVSGYAVLRFMPEHIWFDPASVIRDIRTILAGYRRSLRR, encoded by the coding sequence ATGGACATCCTCGAATACCTGCAAAAGTGCGGCGGCGTAGCCCGGTCCGGCCAACTCCTGGATGCAGGATTCCGGCGCCGGGACCTCTTACGGCTCACCGGACTGGGCGCTGCCCAGCCCCGGCGCGGCATCTTCGTCCCGCCGGAATGCGACAAGGCGCTCCTCACTGCAGTCCTGAACAACAGTCGGCTGACCTGCGCCAGCGCCGCCCGCCACTACGGCCTCTGGCTTCGCGCCGCGCCCCCACAGCCCCATCTGGCCTGCGCCCATGGCCACGGCAGCCGCTTTATCCGGCACCGCACCGTACGATTCCCGGGACACGCATCCCTGCCGCTGGCTGCCGTGGAGGATGTGGCACTCCATGCCCTGGGTTGCCTGCCGTCTCCGGCATCCGCCGCTTTGGCAACCTCGACGATCAGACTGCATGGCGTGCCACGCGGACTGCTGGCGTCACAGCTGCAGGCCGGCCGCTCCGGCTCCGCACTCCGCGTCCTGCGCCAACTTGACGTGCGTGCAGAATCAATCGTGGAGATTGATGCGCAACACCTGTTCCGTGCCCATGGAATCGCCTACGACACCCAAGTCTTCCTACCGGGAATTGGCCGCGTGGATTTCCTGCTGAATGGCTTCCTGATTGTGGAGATCGATGGCTTCGCCTTCCACTCCAAACGCACCGATATGCTCCGGGACCGGAGGCGCAACAACGCCGCAGCCGTCAGCGGTTACGCCGTCCTTCGCTTCATGCCGGAGCACATCTGGTTTGACCCCGCCTCGGTTATCCGGGACATCCGGACCATACTGGCAGGCTACCGGCGGAGCCTGCGCCGGTAG
- a CDS encoding MarR family winged helix-turn-helix transcriptional regulator has protein sequence MSVAPATAADLVSHIYDLQRALRCVTMINVKGQDTGIALQGVLKFIGEGETRAAHLAERLGVSAPVLSRHVAELADAGLVLRTPDPDDGRAQLLALSPRGKEKLAELVRHRAETLQAYLSDWNEDDAVATAAMLNKLTASLKNSIRARAAGTTTEQKNAGVH, from the coding sequence ATGTCTGTCGCACCGGCCACCGCAGCCGACCTCGTCAGCCACATCTATGACCTCCAGCGTGCACTGCGCTGCGTGACCATGATCAACGTCAAAGGCCAGGACACCGGCATCGCCCTCCAGGGCGTACTCAAGTTCATCGGCGAAGGGGAGACCCGCGCAGCGCACCTGGCCGAGCGCCTGGGGGTCAGCGCGCCGGTGCTCAGCCGGCACGTGGCCGAGCTGGCTGACGCAGGCCTGGTGCTTCGCACGCCGGATCCGGACGATGGCCGGGCCCAGCTGCTGGCACTTTCCCCGCGGGGCAAGGAGAAGCTGGCGGAGCTGGTGCGGCACCGGGCGGAAACGCTCCAGGCGTACCTGTCCGACTGGAATGAGGACGACGCCGTTGCAACAGCCGCGATGCTGAACAAGCTCACGGCATCCCTGAAGAATTCCATCCGGGCAAGGGCGGCCGGAACCACCACCGAACAGAAAAACGCAGGAGTCCATTAA